The following are from one region of the Candidatus Poribacteria bacterium genome:
- a CDS encoding peptidylprolyl isomerase — MKATRYLLAQLTSQNLLHKSPIFLLLFLTLIGCALPFGNQLTPEEQAAVVTTDKGTFVLEFYPDAAPVAVDNFIKLINQKFYDSLTFHRKVDAPGLNIIQSGCPKGDGSGGPGWTIIDEYTNPNQRPHVRGTVAMARVPDTPNSSGSQFYICFKPQPHLDGNYTTFGGVIQGMDVVDRLEIGDVMTKIRLEAKSKYVKATAE, encoded by the coding sequence ATGAAAGCGACACGTTATCTTTTGGCGCAGCTGACCAGCCAAAACTTACTACACAAAAGTCCAATATTTCTTCTTTTATTCCTAACCTTAATCGGCTGCGCGCTTCCTTTTGGGAACCAACTAACGCCTGAAGAGCAGGCCGCGGTCGTCACAACCGACAAAGGCACCTTCGTGCTTGAGTTCTACCCCGATGCTGCCCCCGTGGCAGTGGACAATTTCATTAAGTTGATTAACCAAAAGTTTTACGACAGCTTAACATTTCATCGGAAAGTTGATGCACCCGGCTTGAATATCATTCAAAGTGGGTGTCCAAAAGGCGATGGATCAGGAGGTCCCGGTTGGACGATTATTGACGAATACACCAATCCGAATCAACGTCCACATGTCAGAGGCACTGTGGCGATGGCACGGGTGCCAGACACGCCGAACTCATCCGGGAGCCAATTTTACATTTGCTTCAAACCCCAACCCCATCTTGACGGCAACTACACTACCTTCGGCGGTGTAATTCAAGGTATGGATGTCGTCGATCGCTTAGAGATAGGCGATGTCATGACAAAAATCCGATTGGAGGCGAAGTCAAAATATGTTAAGGCAACAGCAGAGTAA
- a CDS encoding peptidylprolyl isomerase, producing the protein MLRQQQSKQHQQFASAALLVLATLFATFVLSCAQEEQQAPAPRARRAGTGTATTAAKPQIDPAAVVAVIETAKGTIEFEFLATEAPETSKNFIKNAQVMYYKGEKFNRAEELLIQAGSKLAAGDTLPIENGSQEMSRGVVAMAKEEGASVSYASEFFICRGDAILDSNYTIFGNVISGMDVVDSITVDDVITNITIRDKQ; encoded by the coding sequence ATGTTAAGGCAACAGCAGAGTAAGCAACACCAGCAGTTCGCATCTGCAGCACTCTTGGTTTTAGCGACTTTATTCGCGACCTTCGTGCTGAGTTGCGCACAAGAAGAGCAGCAAGCACCTGCACCGCGCGCACGCCGCGCTGGCACAGGCACCGCAACAACCGCAGCGAAACCACAGATTGATCCAGCAGCAGTGGTCGCCGTCATTGAAACGGCAAAAGGCACCATCGAATTTGAATTCCTTGCCACTGAAGCACCAGAAACGTCTAAGAACTTCATCAAAAACGCGCAAGTGATGTATTACAAAGGTGAAAAGTTTAATCGCGCAGAAGAACTCCTTATCCAAGCAGGTTCAAAACTTGCTGCTGGAGATACACTCCCCATTGAGAACGGTTCACAAGAGATGTCGCGAGGTGTCGTAGCTATGGCGAAAGAAGAAGGGGCGAGTGTTTCATACGCCTCTGAATTCTTTATCTGCCGAGGTGACGCGATCCTTGACAGTAATTACACCATTTTTGGAAACGTTATCAGCGGGATGGACGTAGTTGACAGTATTACAGTTGACGACGTGATCACCAACATCACCATTCGGGATAAGCAATAG
- a CDS encoding DUF1844 domain-containing protein, which yields MEETTVQEEAQQLPPVDFISYLANLVETGRLYLEGIPNPETNEVVTNFPLVKHIIDTIEMLEEKTKGNLTAPEANFLANTLYELRMGYVRAISRQEAATEEETATGETEETEEEASTDNTENAS from the coding sequence ATGGAAGAGACTACGGTTCAGGAAGAAGCACAGCAACTTCCACCTGTCGATTTTATTAGTTACCTTGCCAACCTTGTAGAAACGGGACGGCTCTACTTAGAGGGAATCCCGAACCCCGAAACGAACGAGGTCGTTACAAACTTCCCACTCGTGAAACATATTATTGATACGATTGAGATGCTTGAGGAAAAGACGAAAGGCAACCTCACCGCACCGGAAGCCAACTTTTTGGCGAATACCCTCTATGAACTCAGAATGGGCTATGTCCGTGCCATCAGTAGACAGGAAGCAGCTACAGAAGAAGAAACAGCAACTGGCGAAACTGAAGAAACCGAAGAAGAGGCTTCCACTGATAACACCGAAAACGCCTCTTAA
- a CDS encoding HEAT repeat domain-containing protein: MEFYHGTTLSSARGIVENGFRPRGGAVWFTTNWNYAKNRADQKARRRRGRPVVLKTELEVEKLRAHLGNGRIQIRGGIIAIHQQMQVQLLEANSFEFLACPVALAQWVNDQLGLYSHNGVSRNHWGIARLAHWMNNRMRAGTGNQISRQEFFIKGRQWLPAFFDKIPFSPEVLPIQHLHNDTIEVRVLYPETKEEPLEPAKVDTLHTKAVADIFDENPKRRVRGLQSLEKIGTEDLFEWCVLHLEDESVDVVCNALRIMCRCDDGYVAPILPHAESKNRRIRAGALAALAKHDFDDAERWFERGLKDPAACVRMEVAKLLSTLDRIEHRTLFDIARHDPNPAVKRSARKRH, encoded by the coding sequence ATGGAATTCTATCACGGCACAACATTAAGCAGTGCAAGAGGGATCGTTGAAAATGGGTTTCGCCCACGTGGTGGAGCTGTCTGGTTCACAACAAATTGGAACTATGCTAAGAACCGCGCGGATCAAAAGGCACGACGGCGGCGGGGTCGACCGGTCGTACTCAAAACCGAACTGGAGGTCGAAAAACTCCGTGCACACCTCGGTAATGGCAGAATCCAAATACGGGGTGGCATTATAGCGATTCACCAACAGATGCAGGTCCAACTCTTAGAGGCGAATTCTTTTGAATTCCTTGCGTGTCCAGTTGCACTGGCACAATGGGTTAACGACCAATTGGGGCTTTACTCCCACAACGGCGTGAGTCGAAACCATTGGGGTATTGCGCGGTTGGCACATTGGATGAACAACCGAATGCGAGCGGGCACTGGAAACCAAATCAGTCGGCAAGAGTTTTTTATCAAAGGCAGACAATGGTTACCGGCATTCTTTGACAAGATTCCGTTTAGTCCTGAGGTGCTACCTATTCAGCATCTTCACAATGACACTATCGAGGTCCGCGTTCTTTATCCAGAGACGAAGGAGGAACCGCTTGAACCAGCGAAAGTTGATACCCTCCACACCAAAGCAGTCGCCGACATTTTTGATGAGAATCCAAAGCGACGGGTGCGCGGTCTTCAATCTCTCGAAAAAATCGGGACTGAAGATCTATTTGAGTGGTGTGTATTGCATCTTGAAGATGAATCAGTGGATGTGGTATGTAACGCTTTGCGAATCATGTGCCGATGCGATGACGGGTATGTCGCCCCTATTCTACCGCACGCTGAATCTAAAAATAGACGAATTCGTGCCGGTGCACTCGCAGCACTCGCAAAACACGATTTTGATGATGCCGAACGTTGGTTTGAACGTGGACTCAAAGACCCAGCAGCGTGTGTACGCATGGAAGTCGCAAAACTTTTGTCCACATTGGATAGGATTGAGCATCGTACCCTCTTTGACATTGCCCGGCACGATCCGAATCCTGCTGTCAAGCGCAGTGCCAGAAAGCGGCATTAG
- a CDS encoding potassium channel protein — protein MNYQRKILIAPILLVSLIVTGTVGYLFLERDNPEGEWELLDAVYMTVITLTTVGYGNMGMSDAGRVFTLFLLIGGFGVFTYCVTIATAFLIEGQLQSFFRQQKMIRTVDKLFNHYIICGLGDTGVHVLDEMLKAEVDFVGIEVEEERLIHLSDTRNFLYLQGDATDDELLMRAGIERAQGLVTCLSRDQDNLFVVISARKLNPRLKIASKAVEDNSPGKLITAGADEVVLPDHIGGLRLASGILQPQLVGFLESMTQNRQGAQFTESIIQKDSPLDGISLKAASIQEQTGLVVVAIQDSDGAFLYNPPGDKKMVAGDALLVIASQKQLHTLHKLTGDLG, from the coding sequence ATGAATTATCAACGCAAGATCCTAATTGCCCCTATACTGCTCGTGAGCTTGATCGTAACGGGAACCGTTGGTTACCTATTCCTCGAAAGGGATAATCCGGAGGGAGAGTGGGAACTTCTCGATGCGGTCTACATGACTGTTATCACCCTAACAACTGTCGGTTATGGCAACATGGGAATGAGTGATGCTGGACGAGTCTTTACCCTGTTTCTGCTCATCGGTGGGTTTGGGGTGTTTACCTATTGTGTTACAATCGCTACCGCATTTCTAATCGAAGGACAACTACAAAGTTTTTTCCGACAACAAAAAATGATTCGAACTGTTGATAAATTATTTAACCATTATATTATCTGTGGGCTTGGTGATACTGGCGTGCATGTACTTGACGAAATGCTGAAGGCAGAAGTAGATTTCGTCGGTATTGAAGTCGAGGAAGAACGACTCATCCACCTCTCTGATACACGAAATTTTCTATACCTTCAAGGTGATGCAACCGATGATGAATTACTCATGCGGGCAGGCATTGAGCGCGCCCAAGGACTTGTTACATGTCTTAGCCGCGATCAAGACAATCTTTTTGTGGTGATCTCTGCAAGAAAATTGAATCCACGTTTAAAGATAGCATCTAAAGCCGTTGAAGACAATTCCCCCGGAAAACTCATCACCGCCGGGGCAGATGAAGTCGTCCTACCCGATCACATTGGTGGGCTCCGCCTTGCATCCGGCATACTTCAACCACAACTCGTCGGATTTTTGGAAAGTATGACCCAAAATCGACAGGGGGCACAATTTACTGAATCCATCATCCAAAAAGATTCTCCTTTAGATGGGATTTCTCTTAAAGCCGCGAGTATTCAAGAGCAAACTGGGCTGGTTGTCGTCGCAATTCAGGATAGCGACGGCGCATTTCTCTATAATCCGCCCGGAGATAAGAAAATGGTAGCCGGTGATGCCTTGTTAGTCATAGCCAGCCAGAAACAACTACACACATTACATAAACTTACTGGCGATTTAGGTTAG